GCACCAGCAACCAAATCAACCAGGCCATAAAGCCTGACAGTTTCAATCCAGCAAACTCAGCCACTGCCTTGTTTCTGCCAATGGTAGCCATCTGCCCCTTGTCATAGAAGCGAAAGGCTTTGTTCGTTTTTCCGGTCAGATAATTGCCCAGCCACTCTGCTTGTTGCATGGCAGCAGGCGCCATTTGTGGATGGCCTTTCGGGTATTCTGCAGTTTGGACCAGCGCGAGGTCTCCAATGACAAATACATCCGGATGGGATGGTAGTTGACAAAATGGATTGGTAATGATTCTGCCTTCAGGACTGATCCAATCTTTCGGCAATCCATCCACGATAGCACCAGTCACTCCTGCGGCCCAAATGACCTTTCCACTCTTGAGAATCTTGCCTTCGCCCAGCACCATTTCATTTTTCAAAATCTTTTTTACCCTGGTGTTGAGGATGATTTTTACGCCCATTTTTTCCAATGCCCTGTAAGTTTTCTCGGAGGATTGGACAGACATTCCAGACAGCAAGCGGTCTCTTCCTTCGATCAAGTAAATGTTCATTTTCTTTAGATCCAGATCTGGATAATCTTTGGGCAAAATGTGTTTTTTCATTTCTGCCAGAGCTCCCGCCAACTCGACACCGGTGGGACCTCCTCCGACGATGGCAATATCCATGTATTCGGACAATTGGCCGCTGTCACGGGCAGTAATCGCATGTTCAAAATCTTCCAGGATCTGATTGCGCAGGTGAAGAGCTTCGGACACAGATTTCATGGGAAGACTGTTAATCTCGAATTCTGCATTGCCAAAGTAATTGGTTTTGGCTCCCATGGCCAGAATCAACCGATCGTAGTAAATGCTGCCCTGATTGGTTTCGATCATCTTTTCTTCCAACCTCAATTGATTGACTTCCGCCACCCTCACAAACACATTGGATTTGGATTGAAAATTTTTTCGGATTGGAAAACTAATCGAACTGGGTTCCAATCCTGCCATGGCGACCTGATAGAGCAAAGGCTGAAATTGATGATAGTTGTTCTTATCGATCAGGACAATCTGCATTTTTTCTTTGGCCAGTTTCTGTGCAAGACGAAATCCTCCAAATCCCGCACCAACGATTACGATTCTAGGTTCTTTGCTATCTGGGATATTGAGTGGCATCTTTGGTATGTGTTTGTTATAGAGAACAAATGCCAATGTAAAATAGTCATCCCTTGGCGGAGAATCTTGTTAAGAATTTTGTTAAATCCTCAAGGGTCTTTTAGAATTGAATGGAGAGCAAAGCCCAAAACAAAATCAGGAAAGCCCGATTGAAATAACGCATGACTGACTGGTTCCTACATGTTCGGAAAGCGAGTGAACGATTTCACTCGCAAAGGAGAGAACCAAACATGACTTAGTTTGGACACTTTAATTTCAGGAAGCAATCCGGGAAAGGCATGCTTTTCAAGACATTTAGCTTTGTAATATTCACCATGGATAATTCCATATCGCTTGCAATTTTGCGTACAAATTTTCTTCATGCCCATGAATTTTACAAAAGCCAGCAGGAGCCCCGCTGATTCCTAAAACCAATGAGTTTAAATGCTTTGTTGTAAAAAATTTCCAGGGAGTCGGAATCAGCAATCAATGCATGATAAACATGGCTGTATGATTTATGTGGTGTATGAATTTCATCAAGGATCTCTGGCGATTCTACCTGCAGGGGATAATTCTTATGGACCAGTGGAATGCTAATAAGAGGATAAACGGTGATCTTCTGGTCTCCATTTTTTTTGGATAAAATGATCTCCAGTGTTTCAAGGCGGCGGTCTTCAAGTGGTTTGCTTCGATCTTTGCTAACCCTCAGTCGGAAATAAAATTCTCCTTCCAGAATGAAAGACTCTACCTGGGCTTTCAGCTCCAGATAATACACGTCATAATTTACAAGCTGCCATCCTAGACTGTCCGTCGTGCAAACGATTTGATCTTCGACAGAATGTGAATAGATTCTCTGCAATGGTTCATCGAATCGAATGAATGCCACGGATCCATCGGATGTCAGATATGAGATCCTTCGACCAGCTATGGGCAGCCAGGATTCGGAATAACTGCCCGGCTTGATGCTTTCCAGCTGTATCACAGCTTCACAGACTGCGCTCTCCTGATTTTCTACATGGCAGGAGAAAAAGGCAGAGGCCGTACAGAAAAAACAGAACAAGATATTTCGAAGGACAGGCATCGGATCAAATGGAATCAATCAAAAACAGGAATCACAACTCCCTCACTGGCTGACTTCCAATTGGGGACTTTCATCGTCCTTCCATTAAAATGTAAAGTAATCGAGGAAGGCATTTTGGTGGAAAAATACATATCAGCCCCTTTGAGAAAAGGCAGAAATGAAAAGATGGCTTTGGATTGCAGGGTAGTGATGCAATCAGTATCGTCGTAGAGGAACAAGGCAATGGTGGATTGGCCTGGCGCTGTAAAATTGGGCGTTGAAAGGGTATAACCATCTACTTCCAATTGATCTCTTCCACTGATGACAGCCTGATTGGCGGAGAAAAATGCCAGAACAGATTGCCCATCCTCTTTGGGAAGCTGACCAAGAATCAGATTGAGGGTGGATCCGGGCCCGGGAAATACCCGCAAATACACCCAGGGATTGTTGCGTATAAATGGTTCCCGGTAATAGTGGACGATCCTGAATCCCGCATCTCCGGGCTTGCTGACTTCCAACTCATAGTAGGTATTGGAATTCACCCTGACGGGTCCCCAGTCGCCAGATGCATCGGGTGAGAAACTGGTATCAGCCATGACCGATTTTCTGAACCCCGTTAGTGGATCAAGGGCGTACAAATGGACGACGGTTGCTGACACTGCATTGTTTTCTCCCAAACCAACGACTCTTCCTCCGATGTTAATTTCATTGGAAGGTAAAATCTTGCTGTACATTGGTTTTATTCCGGTCACAAATTCATAGAGAGCTAAGAAAACACTTTCGTGGGTCGCCAATTGATAATGATCCAATTCCATGAATTTGATATTCAGGGCATTTGGTATGCTGTCGCCGGTGACAATCAGATCTGCCTCTGACCAAATATTGAGGGTTGAAATCTGGGCATTGGGTCCTGCCGGTTTCGACTGTGGGTTACCCGCGAGATGGATGTATTTTTCAATTTTTGCAGCCCGGATGCCATCGTTGCAATAATTGTAACAAAGGCCACTTCCGGCAGAATGACCAACCAGAATCAGTTTTGATTTACCCGTCTTAGTGAGGACGCTGTTGATAAATACATCCAGCAAACCAAGGGCATTGCCCTGATTGAGCGTGTTCCAGTCAAAAACAAACAGATGGTCTTCAGGGTATCCATTGACTGAAAATCGCTGAAATTGAGTGGCGTATGTATCTCCGGAAGCCAGGGCACCATGGACAAAGACAATGGGTAAATCAATCTTCTGTGAAAATTGGGAAGCATCAAATTCATCCGACCCGCAACCCGTCAATGTGAATAAGCTCATCGCGCTCAGAATAACAGTCCCCCTTAAAAATCCTGCGGTCCAGGATATGTGTTCTACAATGTTTTGGAAAGTCATATTTAAATTATTGTTAATAGGTATATGCTTTTATTTGAGTATAGTTAATTTACTGAACTTTGTTGGATGGTTTAAATCAAATTTCATGCATTCAATCAAGATTCAAATATATTGTTTTATTGCAATTCTTACTGGATTGGTTTCCTGTAAAACGGATCCTAAAAATCAGGATACCCTTGAGCAACTCAATGATGCCAAAGATGGAGTGGCTTTGGCGGCCAACCTGTTTGGTGACAAATTAAACCAATGGCCAGATTCTGATTCGGTCATTCGAATGCGGGAATCCGACATTGAAACCGCCCGTGCCGCCTACCTTGGAAAACTGGCTGACCCAAAAGGCTATCTTCAGTATGGAAAGGCTTTTTTGGCCCACGGCAATGTGGAGAACGCCATCCAAATCTTTGGAAAAGGGATCGAGAAATTTCCGGAGATCCCGGATCTGTATCTTTATTCGGGTGAAGCGATGCTGATCGGAAGACAACTCCGGCCGTCCATTGATCAGTTTTGGAAAGCGGGACAACACATGGAGAAATCAACGCATCCGACCGGAATTTCCGGAATGAGCGGATCTGATTCATTGGCTGGCATGACCTTGCAATATAGAAATTATCTTTTGATGGGCCTTGCTTTTCAGATGAGCAAGGATTTTACCAGCGCTGATAAAATGTTTGAAGTCTGTGGTGATTTTTCCAGCAACACGGATTTGTGGATCAGATCTTATTACTGGCAATACGAATGTTACAACCGTTCGGGCAGGACCCAAGATGTGCAAAACATTTTGAGCAATATTTCACCCACCATGCAGATTACAAGCAGCTCCAGGGCTTATCTGGATGCCATGTTGTTTTACAAAGGTGAAAAATCAGAAAAGGATTTGGTGGATCTAAACACTTTGCCCAAAACATCTGCAGAAGCAGAAGATTGGCTTATCAGAGCGTATGCAGTAGGTGTCAAACATCTGCTCAACAAAGATCAGGAAAAGGCAATCC
This window of the Saprospiraceae bacterium genome carries:
- a CDS encoding NAD(P)/FAD-dependent oxidoreductase gives rise to the protein MPLNIPDSKEPRIVIVGAGFGGFRLAQKLAKEKMQIVLIDKNNYHQFQPLLYQVAMAGLEPSSISFPIRKNFQSKSNVFVRVAEVNQLRLEEKMIETNQGSIYYDRLILAMGAKTNYFGNAEFEINSLPMKSVSEALHLRNQILEDFEHAITARDSGQLSEYMDIAIVGGGPTGVELAGALAEMKKHILPKDYPDLDLKKMNIYLIEGRDRLLSGMSVQSSEKTYRALEKMGVKIILNTRVKKILKNEMVLGEGKILKSGKVIWAAGVTGAIVDGLPKDWISPEGRIITNPFCQLPSHPDVFVIGDLALVQTAEYPKGHPQMAPAAMQQAEWLGNYLTGKTNKAFRFYDKGQMATIGRNKAVAEFAGLKLSGFMAWLIWLLVHIYYLIGVKNKLMVLINWIWSYLFYDQNLRLIIRPKGQTAQNSRR